The Eremothecium gossypii ATCC 10895 chromosome VII, complete sequence nucleotide sequence GAAAAAGAAACGGACTTGTTCAGTCCCACACGCACGTGCAGACAGTAGGCCGGACAAATCGGTCCCTTCTAGAAGCAAAGCGAAAGACTTACGCACCCGCGCCGGGCGCAACTCCTGCGTCCGTAACGGTAGTAGGTAACTAGTGGATTCATGTATATTCTATTTACAGCGGGCCGCCCATGCAGTTGCGGAACCATGAAAAACGTGATGCAGATGGCGAAGCGCTAGTCCACAGGACTGCGACAATAGGTGAGATGTTGGGGTCGTAGAACGAAAATTTTAAGTAGGCTGGAAGGCTGCTTCGAGGATCGCGGAGTAGCGACTTAGCAGCGAGTTCTCGTCGGCACCAAGGAGGTCGTCGACAGTTTCGTTGACCTTCGTAACGATGGTCGAGCTGATGTCCTCGACGTACCGCTCACCCTGGTCCCACCTGCGGCTTAGCGCCTTGAGCACGGTCTCAAAGCCGCGCTTGCCTTTCTCGGCGTTGTCGTGGTAGCGCTGCACCGACCACTCCTCCAACTGGTTGCAGACGCGCGCAAATGGCACATAGGCCGTGATCTGCGCCTCCTGCTCAAACAGCGTTTTGCGCGCCGGGTCCACGGGGTCTCTGCTGTACGTCACCGTCTCGCAGACCTTCAGCAGGTTTGCATACGTGAGATTCACGCTACGCAGCGTCAGCGTCTGGCTGTCCAGATCCACGGTCGAAACCTCGCGCACGTAGCTTATGTTGGTACCGCCCACCAGCATCATCACCCACCGCGGCGCAGACTGCTGCACAGTGATCAGCCTCTCGC carries:
- a CDS encoding PRELI/slowmo family protein (Syntenic homolog of Saccharomyces cerevisiae YLR168C (UPS2) and YDR185C (UPS3)), producing MKLFQNRCEFAYPWEEVTEAHWKKYPNEMSTHVKATDVLRRELDPTGRKLVSERLITVQQSAPRWVMMLVGGTNISYVREVSTVDLDSQTLTLRSVNLTYANLLKVCETVTYSRDPVDPARKTLFEQEAQITAYVPFARVCNQLEEWSVQRYHDNAEKGKRGFETVLKALSRRWDQGERYVEDISSTIVTKVNETVDDLLGADENSLLSRYSAILEAAFQPT